A genomic window from Salvia hispanica cultivar TCC Black 2014 chromosome 5, UniMelb_Shisp_WGS_1.0, whole genome shotgun sequence includes:
- the LOC125188405 gene encoding putative late blight resistance protein homolog R1A-10 has translation MAEAAVTFLLENVQKLLVEQMNLISGAEKELKQLQSELELMNAFLIEYANNREKGQVFIQFERQIREAVYEAEDTLDACLTHKAKSGGSILNIKHLNLAKKVKELRLQLQPTFDRAIKGFNALPVADGSGVPHDNKLKKNDLVLREDNVVGFADEEATLIKYLYEKTEQLDVISIVGMPGLGKTTLAWKIYRDPKIQFEFPTLIWVYVSQEFNVREVFLTILKKFTREDMSSKEDWELAPLVRSHLLRGRFLLFMDDVWTVEDWKLIVPALPRNNKSGKVLITSRHERVAKQTNLNREPHKLRFLRTEESWELLQLEVFGNNNTCPGDLEGVGKDIATQCRGVPLAVVVIGGTLIEKRLDKREWEEVSKCVSTYVQDDKRTENIISMSYHKLPHNLRDCFLYLGVFPEDTEILAWKLTRLWIAEGFIQQKRGRSLEEVAEDNLDDLVARNLVMAEKTKANGDIKTCRVHDMIREFCQNEAAFANKNLFQEVKKTRQGVFEPAISEIVKRRRLCIHSHVAEFFRKTPKGKGVRSFVCFSKETIGLPAEHTGSIPEAFDLLRVVDVTPIKFTKFPPKLTKLIHLRYIALSGNEFKALPESVSKLWNLQTVKIDTLLREFEVKVDISKMLQLRHLKTKAAIKLKEVKGGGGENLQTLSRLSAESCKEELFNRAKNLKNLGIRGDLTNLVEASYLGKLEHLEKLKLVHDLLPSASDDALHRVPHQQSFPPNLRILTLSSTHLPWTQMSTLGSLHTLQVLKLKETAFKGALWEAQGGGFLNLETLHISRSDLQTWTASGDPFPKLKNLILKNCEKLQEIPSAVAKGKSLQLMEIERVSASLLKSAEKISREKQEMQGGEGRAQKGGFKLKTSPGDASTPN, from the exons atggcgGAGGCGGCAGTGACATTCCTGCTGGAGAACGTGCAGAAGCTGCTGGTGGAGCAGATGAATCTCATCTCCGGGGCTGAGAAGGAGCTGAAGCAGCTGCAGAGCGAGCTGGAGCTGATGAACGCCTTCTTAATCGAGTACGCCAACAATCGGGAGAAGGGCCAAGTCTTCATTCAGTTCGAGCGCCAGATCAGGGAGGCCGTCTACGAGGCCGAAGACACCCTCGACGCTTGCCTCACCCACAAGGCCAAATCTGGTGGTAGCATTCTCAACATCAAGCATCTTAACTTGGCCAAGAAGGTCAAGGAGCTTCGCCTCCAGCTCCAGCCTACCTTCGACCGAGCCATCAAGGGCTTCAACGCCCTTCCCGTCGCCGATGGATCTGGAGTTCCCCATGATAATAAACTCAAAAAG AATGATCTGGTGTTGAGAGAAGACAATGTAGTGGGTTTTGCTGATGAGGAAGCCACTCTGATCAAATATTTGTATGAAAAAACTGAGCAACTTGATGTTATCTCTATTGTGGGCATGCCTGGTCTTGGCAAAACCACTCTTGCCTGGAAAATCTACCGAGACCCCAAGATCCAGTTCGAATTTCCCACGTTGATTTGGGTGTATGTTTCTCAGGAATTCAATGTGAGAGAGGTGTTTCTCACCATTCTCAAGAAGTTCACCCGCGAAGACATGTCTAGCAAGGAAGACTGGGAGCTAGCTCCACTAGTCCGGTCTCATCTGCTGAGGGGAAGATTCTTACTCTTCATGGATGATGTGTGGACTGTGGAAGACTGGAAACTAATCGTACCTGCCCTGCCAAGGAACAATAAATCAGGTAAAGTTCTGATAACGAGCCGTCATGAGAGAGTAGCTAAGCAAACAAACCTCAACAGAGAACCTCACAAGCTGCGGTTCTTGCGTACTGAGGAAAGTTGGGAGTTGCTCCAGTTGGAGGTATTTGGTAACAACAATACATGCCCGGGAGATTTGGAGGGTGTTGGAAAGGATATAGCCACACAGTGTCGGGGAGTGCCATTAGCAGTCGTGGTGATAGGAGGAACTCTTATCGAAAAACGTCTAGACAAGAGAGAATGGGAGGAGGTGTCCAAGTGTGTCAGTACCTATGTCCAGGATGACAAGCGGACTGAAAACATTATCTCCATGAGTTATCACAAACTGCCTCATAACTTGAGGGATTGCTTCCTCTACCTTGGGGTATTTCCCGAGGACACCGAGATCCTGGCATGGAAGCTCACGCGCTTGTGGATTGCAGAAGGATTCATACAGCAGAAGCGGGGGAGGAGCTTGGAGGAAGTGGCAGAGGACAACCTAGACGACCTCGTGGCCAGGAACTTGGTCATGGCTGAGAAAACCAAGGCCAACGGCGACATCAAAACATGCCGCGTCCACGACATGATCCGTGAGTTCTGCCAGAATGAAGCCGCCTTTGCGAACAAGAATCTTTTCCAAGAGGTTAAGAAGACGAGGCAAGGTGTGTTCGAGCCAGCAATATCCGAGATAGTGAAGCGCCGCCGCCTGTGTATTCATTCCCACGTGGCAGAGTTCTTCCGCAAGACACCCAAGGGCAAAGGAGTCCGCTCGTTTGTTTGTTTCTCCAAGGAAACGATCGGGTTGCCAGCAGAGCATACAGGGTCGATCCCCGAAGCTTTTGATTTGCTTCGGGTTGTAGACGTCACTCCCAtcaaattcaccaaattcccCCCAAAACTCACCAAGCTGATACATCTGAGGTACATTGCTCTCTCCGGCAATGAATTCAAGGCTCTACCCGAATCTGTCTCGAAGCTCTGGAATCTACAGACCGTTAAGATAGACACCTTGTTGCGCGAGTTTGAGGTGAAAGTGGATATCTCCAAGATGCTGCAGCTAAGGCATTTGAAGACGAAAGCAGCCATCAAGCTCAAGGAAGTGAAAGGCGGAGGCGGGGAAAATCTACAAACGCTGAGCAGATTATCGGCCGAAAGCTGCAAAGAGGAGCTGTTCAACAGGGCCAAAAACCTCAAGAACTTGGGGATCCGAGGGGACCTAACCAATCTGGTGGAAGCATCCTACTTGGGGAAACTGGAACATCTTGAAAAGTTGAAGCTGGTGCACGACTTGTTACCTTCGGCTTCAGACGATGCGCTACATCGCGTGCCTCATCAGCAGAGTTTCCCGCCGAATCTGAGGATACTGACGCTTTCGTCTACGCATTTGCCTTGGACGCAGATGAGTACACTCGGAAGCCTGCACACACTACAGGTGCTCAAGCTTAAGGAAACGGCGTTCAAGGGAGCGTTGTGGGAAGCTCAGGGCGGCGGCTTTCTTAACTTGGAAACGTTGCACATTTCACGCAGTGATTTGCAAACATGGACTGCTTCTggtgatccatttcccaaacTCAAGAATCTGATACTGAAGAACTGCGAGAAGCTTCAAGAGATCCCATCTGCAGTGGCGAAGGGGAAGAGCCTTCAGCTCATGGAAATCGAACGTGTGTCGGCATCGCTACTTAAATCTGCTGAGAAGATCAGCAGGGAAAAACAGGAGATGCAAGGCGGGGAAGGAAGAGCTCAGAAAGGTGGATTTAAGCTCAAAACCTCTCCAGGGGATGCATCAACACCAAACTAA
- the LOC125186277 gene encoding uncharacterized protein LOC125186277, whose protein sequence is MMRWKTSKRNRMKAKRKWLIKQLEKKRKKFQGKKFRMKNMRVDTIITTVMEDIHRDDEVLKQREENLNKEKVVSQEDDEVLKQREENLNKDKGKKMVSQDPPMEKEKVVRTTKKIVEAMCSPYNVRAVNLKGKLNKEEREIMYWLMADEESEHYEVVYENDKITLFKIDFHSLAPRTYVRINIIDAWVVFLNHNEKFKSKASPSRLFINTTPTIYNITARRSGWTEAESRERFCSNLNEFVSKIENFKWENYDLIFFPIWAYEHYYIICFNLKMQMMDVIDNSLVSEDLLEKKYEDAPSTLRNFFRTYLGNGVNPSMGRTVKLSKTRYMNMPWQNDTNKVDCGIYVMRHLETYMGGPVRNWNSGLTKKGTESFIKLRARYTEALLIGDTNKKAFETLTMIKKKFENDSKKGEIDVEKMIREFEPLVY, encoded by the exons atgaTGAGGTGGAAAACGAGCAAGAGAAACAGAATGAAAGCGAAAAGGAAATGGCTAATAAAGCAGCTggaaaagaagaggaaaaagttTCAGGGAAAGAAGTTCAGAATGAAGAATATGag AGTTGATACCATAATAACCACTGTCATGGAGGATATCCACAGAGATGATGAAGTTTTAAAacagagagaagaaaatttgaataaggaGAAAGTGGTTTCtcaagaagatgatgaagttttaaaacaaagagaagaaaatttgaataaggaCAAAGGGAAGAAGATGGTTTCTCAAGATCCTCCAATGGAAAAGGAGAAAGTGGTCAgaacaacaaagaaaattgTTGAAGCAATGTGCTCTCCCTACAATGTCAGAGCAGTGAATCTGAAAGGAAAGCtgaataaagaagagagagaaataatgtACTGGTTGATGGCAGATGAAGAAAGTGAACA TTATGAGGTAGTTTATGAGAACGACAAGATCACATTGTTCAAGATTGACTTCCACAGCCTTGCTCCACGTACATACGTCAGGATCAACATCATAGATGCATGGGTTGTGTTCCTCAACCacaatgaaaaattcaaatcaaaggCATCACCGAGTCGTCTTTTCATCAACACCACACCTACG ATTTACAACATTACTGCAAGGAGATCTGGTTGGACTGAAGCAGAGAGTCGAGAAAGATTTTGCTCAAACTTGAATGAATTTGtgtcaaagattgaaaatttcaaatgggAAAATTATGACCTG ataTTCTTTCCGATCTGGGCGTATGAACATTATTATATCATCTGCTTCAATCTCAAAATGCAAATGATGGATGTGATTGACAATTCTCTGGTTAGTGAAGATTTACttgagaagaaatatgaagatGCACCAAGTACTCTG AGAAATTTCTTCCGAACTTATCTTGGAAATGGAGTCAATCCATCAATGGGAAGAACTGTCAAACTGTCAAAAACCAGATACATGAATATGCCATGGCAGAACGATACAAATAAAGTTGACTGTGGAATTTATGTGATGCGCCATTTGGAGACTTACATGGGTGGTCCTGTTCGTAACTGGAATTCGGGTTTAACGAAGAAGGGAACAGAGTCTTTCATAAAACTCCGTGCCAGATATACTGAAGCATTGCTTATTGGAGATACTAACAAGAAGGCTTTTGAGACACTTACAATGATAAAGAAGAAGTTTGAGAATGACAgcaaaaaaggagaaattgatgttgaaaagaTGATCAGAGAATTTGAACCCCTTGTATACTAA
- the LOC125186483 gene encoding uncharacterized protein LOC125186483, whose translation MDHLSLLSAGLDDLEQHIFGNCAAPSVIEKKKMVEDFYGMAVPDVIDVHPPDVVSTKGSASGKVAKRQSAIRKANKPLRRCGKCHEMGRHDSRNCGRVNEKTD comes from the coding sequence ATGGATCATTTGTCTTTGTTAAGTGCTGGTCTTGATGATTTGGAACAGcatatatttggaaattgtGCAGCACCTTCAGTCattgaaaagaagaagatggttgaggatttttatggaatggcAGTACCTGATGTAATTGATGTACATCCTCCAGACGTTGTTAGTACCAAAGGATCAGCTAGTGGCAAAGTAGCAAAGAGGCAGAGTGCAATAAGGAAAGCAAATAAGCCTCTACGACGGTGTGGTAAATGTCATGAGATGGGTCGTCATGATTCAAGAAATTGTGGTAGAGTCAATGAGAAGACAGATTGA
- the LOC125186437 gene encoding non-specific lipid transfer protein GPI-anchored 9-like, producing MEISKLLLLNFLVICCLGLRGYCEVSGGGEQLPCIQKLLPCQAYLKGSACLSPASACCVPLKEMASSDAHCLCAVFNNQAFLKKLNVTQEDALNLVKSCGANADISICSKEAAPPSGPPSSIPSAPSSNSSGTSGPPNQNAGITTVSHAGGSLLLLPSIFGIIVSLF from the exons ATGGAAATTTcgaaattattattgttaaacTTTTTGGTGATATGTTGTTTAGGTTTGAGGGGATATTGTGAAGTAAGCGGCGGTGGAGAGCAGCTGCCATGCATTCAGAAACTGTTGCCCTGCCAGGCGTATCTGAAGGGATCGGCGTGTCTGTCGCCGGCGTCGGCGTGCTGCGTGCCGCTGAAGGAGATGGCGAGCAGCGACGCCCATTGCCTCTGCGCCGTCTTCAACAATCAGGCCTTCTTGAAAAAACTCAATGTCACGCAGGAAGATGCTCTCAATCTTGTTAAATCTTGTGGTGCCAATGCTGATATATCCATTTGCTCTAAAG AGGCTGCACCACCTTCTGGTCCACCATCATCTATTCCATCTGCACCTTCTTCAAATA GTTCGGGAACGAGTGGGCCGCCAAATCAAAATGCAGGCATCACCACTGTATCTCATGCTGGAGGATCTCTATTGTTGCTGCCCTCCATTTTCGGTATTATTGTTTCTCTATTTTAG